Proteins encoded by one window of Modestobacter marinus:
- a CDS encoding glycosyltransferase family 4 protein, with product MTRPARWLLMAGHVPPDARGGGIVRYTVELARALHRRDDVELHLLTSPEAAGPLAELAGSEERVVVLPKVPDPALPSVERYLMGRRLGAHFDVVQGAKHLLPRGVAARTALTVHDMLLFDRPADFPLPKRVLLRQPYAASLRQADALLCVSAATRDRLVGWSPALVGRISVVHSATSPRLLATVPSPAAAVAGRPFALVVGDPSPRKNLSVVVSAWHRVVQQRPDAVLALVGPPAWGAEAYGPHHAELVASGHVVQLIGVDDGTLRWCYENATVVLAPSLAEGFGLPAVEALDLGAPLVTSLDPALVEVSGDAADHLPAGDVSGWAETILRHLSGGVVRTAAPRRPRSWDDVAAETVEAVLRRPAGQ from the coding sequence GTGACGCGGCCGGCCCGGTGGCTGCTGATGGCCGGTCACGTGCCGCCGGATGCGCGCGGGGGCGGGATCGTCCGGTACACCGTCGAGCTGGCCCGTGCGCTGCATCGGCGGGATGATGTGGAGCTGCACCTACTCACCTCGCCGGAGGCTGCCGGTCCGCTCGCCGAGCTCGCCGGGTCGGAGGAGCGAGTGGTGGTGCTGCCGAAGGTCCCGGATCCGGCCCTGCCCTCCGTCGAGCGGTACCTGATGGGCCGCCGGCTGGGTGCACACTTCGACGTGGTCCAAGGGGCCAAGCACCTACTGCCGCGTGGAGTGGCGGCGCGTACCGCCCTCACGGTGCACGACATGCTGCTGTTCGACCGGCCGGCAGACTTCCCCCTGCCCAAGCGGGTGCTGCTGCGCCAGCCGTACGCAGCGTCCCTGCGTCAGGCAGACGCCCTCCTGTGCGTCAGCGCGGCTACCCGCGACAGGCTCGTCGGGTGGTCACCTGCGCTGGTCGGCCGGATCAGCGTCGTGCACTCTGCGACCAGCCCCCGGCTCCTGGCGACTGTCCCGTCGCCTGCTGCCGCGGTAGCGGGGCGTCCCTTCGCGCTGGTCGTGGGGGATCCCTCGCCGCGGAAGAACCTCTCCGTCGTGGTCTCGGCCTGGCATCGCGTGGTCCAGCAGCGGCCGGACGCGGTGCTGGCTCTCGTGGGCCCGCCGGCGTGGGGAGCCGAGGCGTACGGCCCACACCATGCAGAGCTCGTGGCCTCGGGGCACGTGGTCCAGCTCATCGGCGTGGACGACGGCACCCTGCGCTGGTGCTACGAGAACGCCACCGTCGTCCTGGCCCCGAGCCTGGCCGAGGGGTTCGGGCTGCCTGCGGTGGAGGCCCTGGACCTCGGTGCTCCGCTGGTCACCTCGCTGGACCCCGCCCTGGTGGAGGTGAGCGGCGACGCCGCCGACCACCTGCCGGCTGGCGACGTGTCGGGCTGGGCGGAGACGATCCTGCGCCACCTGTCCGGGGGAGTGGTCCGGACGGCGGCGCCCCGGCGCCCTCGCTCGTGGGACGACGTGGCGGCCGAGACGGTCGAGGCGGTGCTCCGGCGGCCGGCCGGCCAGTGA
- a CDS encoding GMC oxidoreductase translates to MLLNSPPAPEAVFDLCVVGAGPAGLSLALEAARGGLRVLIIEAGLARKAVPPATRFAATTMRVLDHRRHAPLSETTRTGIGGTSWLWGGRCVPFESIDYELRAHVTFSGWPICPSDLAPWQNRAAEYLDCGSADFQTEPMSGWQSQAVSTSQQERWSRRPQLAPHLGAQVIAHPTVSVLTGAVATDVRFNPAGTAVTQLRVRWAGTEVPLTARDYVLACGGLATTRLLLHVQRREPAFFGGSDGPLGRYYMGHLTGSIASISITPPELFTELDFRQEEDGTYVRRRFTLMREAQIRGHLLHTSFYLGNLPFRDARHGSPTLSAFFLALTSPLIGRCLAGAETRRRNAGRPVGGWGAHLQNIARRPRRLPAEVAAIVRLRYLSSPRRSVFVIHNDRGTYALRYHAEQVPNPHSRVRCNGRTGADGLPGVDIDLRYSDQDVESVLRAHQLLDAELASTGVGHLIYDHPEERRSEAIRQQAMDGYHQIGTTRMSADPSAGVVDPDCRVHGFSNLFVASSSVFPTAGEANPTFMTVALAVRLAHHLTDPARRRSQRSERPGSGWGSPAAWPAQ, encoded by the coding sequence GTGCTGTTGAACTCTCCGCCCGCCCCGGAGGCGGTCTTCGACCTGTGCGTGGTGGGTGCGGGCCCAGCCGGGTTGTCGCTCGCGCTGGAGGCAGCTCGGGGCGGCTTGCGCGTCCTCATCATCGAAGCGGGGCTCGCCAGGAAGGCCGTCCCGCCGGCGACCCGCTTCGCCGCGACCACCATGAGGGTGCTGGATCACCGGCGGCATGCCCCGCTCAGCGAGACAACCCGGACTGGCATCGGCGGAACCAGCTGGCTGTGGGGTGGGCGATGCGTCCCCTTCGAGTCGATCGACTACGAGCTGCGTGCGCACGTCACCTTCTCGGGGTGGCCGATCTGCCCCTCCGACCTTGCGCCATGGCAAAACCGCGCTGCGGAGTACCTCGACTGCGGGTCCGCCGACTTCCAGACCGAACCGATGTCCGGGTGGCAGAGCCAGGCCGTGAGCACGTCGCAACAGGAGCGCTGGTCCCGGCGCCCTCAACTCGCTCCCCACCTCGGGGCGCAGGTGATCGCCCACCCGACCGTCTCGGTGCTCACCGGCGCCGTCGCCACAGACGTCCGCTTCAACCCCGCAGGCACCGCCGTGACACAACTGCGTGTGCGTTGGGCAGGTACCGAGGTCCCGCTCACCGCTCGCGATTACGTCTTGGCCTGCGGAGGGCTGGCCACCACCCGGCTGCTCCTGCACGTGCAACGGCGCGAGCCCGCCTTCTTCGGCGGGTCGGATGGCCCGCTCGGCCGCTACTACATGGGCCACCTCACCGGCAGCATCGCCAGCATCTCGATCACGCCGCCCGAGCTCTTCACGGAACTGGACTTCCGGCAGGAGGAGGATGGCACTTACGTGCGCCGCCGGTTCACCCTGATGCGAGAGGCACAGATCCGGGGTCACTTGTTGCACACCTCGTTCTACTTGGGCAACCTGCCCTTCCGCGACGCACGGCACGGCAGCCCCACGCTCTCCGCCTTCTTCCTCGCCCTCACGTCGCCCCTCATCGGCCGCTGTCTGGCGGGAGCCGAGACGCGCCGCAGGAACGCCGGCCGCCCGGTCGGTGGCTGGGGAGCACACCTCCAGAACATCGCCCGGCGCCCCCGGCGGCTCCCCGCCGAGGTAGCCGCGATCGTGCGACTGCGCTACCTGTCCTCCCCCCGCAGGTCGGTGTTCGTCATTCACAACGACCGGGGGACGTACGCCCTGCGCTATCACGCCGAGCAGGTGCCGAACCCGCACAGCCGGGTTCGCTGCAACGGCCGTACCGGCGCCGACGGGCTTCCCGGCGTAGACATCGACCTCCGCTACTCCGACCAGGACGTCGAGTCAGTGCTTCGCGCGCACCAGCTCCTGGACGCGGAGCTGGCGTCAACTGGGGTCGGACACCTGATCTACGACCACCCGGAAGAGCGACGCAGCGAGGCGATCCGGCAGCAGGCGATGGACGGCTACCACCAGATCGGCACCACCAGGATGAGCGCGGACCCCAGCGCCGGCGTCGTCGACCCGGACTGCCGCGTGCACGGCTTCTCCAACCTGTTCGTGGCGTCGAGCAGCGTCTTCCCGACGGCGGGAGAAGCCAATCCGACCTTCATGACGGTCGCTCTCGCGGTTCGGCTGGCCCACCACCTCACCGATCCCGCCCGTCGGCGCAGCCAACGGTCGGAGCGGCCCGGCAGCGGGTGGGGGTCACCCGCTGCCTGGCCAGCTCAGTAG
- a CDS encoding sugar transferase: MIEQSDEAIRHLDGQPSSRTRSNVGRRSAGARRWSFSVSRLRGEGTAARRAWRATYVQRIVVTDAAVAITAAMVGFLANFGPVPGAEQAPSSSFWMAALLPVVWVLAMLLVRSYEQRFLWVGAEEFRRVFSAGVFLLAAVGTVSWAFRLELARGFVVIALPLVTVLTLAHRLAQRRWLHRQRIQGRFLQTAIIVGHRNGVMALHEQIDREAYHGYRVIGACMPGGHVADSGGSFDGLPVLGGLDDVVEVVRRYEVDTVAVLPSPELDGPALRRLGWDLETTDAELLLAPAVTDVAGPRVQIRPVSGLPLLHMERPEFTGVRRFAKNLFDRSAAAIGIVALLPVIVLLALAVKVTSRGPVFFRHERIGRDGQPFHVLKFRSMVQGADRQVDSLLDMSDGNAVQFKMKSDPRVTTVGQVLRRFSLDELPQLFNVLGGSMSLVGPRPHVTREVEQYGFDMRRRLLVKPGITGLWQVSGRSNLSWDDSVRIDVRYVENWSLAFDLMILWKTVGAVFRGSGAY; this comes from the coding sequence ATGATCGAACAGAGTGACGAAGCAATTCGTCACCTCGACGGACAGCCCAGTTCCAGGACCCGGTCGAACGTGGGCCGACGATCGGCTGGTGCGCGGCGCTGGTCCTTCTCCGTCTCAAGGTTGCGAGGGGAGGGCACGGCAGCTCGCCGAGCCTGGCGCGCCACCTACGTCCAGCGCATCGTCGTCACAGATGCTGCTGTCGCCATCACGGCAGCCATGGTCGGCTTCCTCGCGAACTTCGGGCCCGTCCCGGGCGCCGAGCAGGCGCCGAGCTCGTCGTTCTGGATGGCCGCTCTCCTCCCGGTGGTGTGGGTCCTCGCGATGCTGTTGGTGCGCAGTTACGAGCAGCGCTTCCTCTGGGTGGGGGCCGAGGAGTTCCGTCGGGTCTTCAGCGCCGGCGTGTTCCTCCTCGCGGCCGTGGGCACCGTGTCCTGGGCTTTTCGACTCGAGCTGGCGCGCGGATTCGTCGTCATCGCACTCCCGTTGGTGACCGTGCTGACCCTGGCGCATCGGTTGGCGCAGCGACGTTGGCTGCACAGGCAGCGAATCCAGGGCCGATTCCTCCAGACGGCAATCATCGTCGGGCACCGGAACGGCGTCATGGCGTTGCACGAGCAGATCGACCGAGAGGCGTACCACGGTTACCGGGTGATCGGAGCGTGCATGCCTGGAGGGCACGTCGCCGATTCGGGCGGTAGCTTCGACGGCCTGCCGGTCCTCGGTGGGCTGGACGACGTGGTCGAGGTGGTCCGACGGTACGAGGTCGATACCGTCGCGGTCCTGCCGTCCCCGGAGCTCGATGGCCCCGCGCTTCGCCGGCTGGGTTGGGACCTCGAGACAACCGATGCCGAGCTGCTTTTGGCCCCCGCGGTCACCGACGTGGCTGGTCCGCGAGTTCAGATCCGGCCGGTGAGTGGACTCCCGCTTCTGCACATGGAGCGCCCCGAGTTCACCGGTGTCCGGCGATTTGCCAAGAACCTCTTCGACCGCTCTGCAGCGGCCATCGGGATCGTCGCTCTCCTGCCCGTTATCGTGCTGCTGGCTCTGGCGGTGAAGGTCACCAGTCGTGGCCCGGTGTTCTTCCGCCACGAGCGGATCGGCCGGGATGGGCAGCCTTTTCACGTGCTCAAGTTCCGCAGCATGGTCCAGGGAGCTGACCGGCAGGTGGACTCGCTCCTCGACATGAGTGACGGGAACGCCGTCCAGTTCAAGATGAAGTCCGACCCTCGCGTGACGACGGTCGGCCAGGTCCTGCGTCGCTTCTCCCTCGACGAGTTGCCGCAGCTGTTCAACGTGCTCGGCGGCAGCATGTCCCTGGTGGGGCCGCGGCCACATGTCACCCGCGAGGTGGAGCAGTACGGCTTCGACATGCGGCGCCGTTTGCTGGTCAAGCCGGGCATCACTGGGCTGTGGCAGGTCAGCGGTCGTTCGAACCTCTCGTGGGACGACTCCGTTCGCATCGACGTCCGCTACGTCGAGAACTGGTCACTGGCCTTCGACCTGATGATCCTGTGGAAGACGGTGGGCGCTGTCTTCCGCGGGTCGGGCGCGTATTGA